In Streptomyces sp. 840.1, one DNA window encodes the following:
- a CDS encoding ABC transporter ATP-binding protein codes for MTKAITVAGLHKSFGRTHALDGLDLTVESGEVHGFLGPNGSGKSTTIRVLLGLLRADSGAAQLLGRDPWRDAVELHRRVAYVPGDVTLWRNLSGGEVIDLYGRLRGGLDDARRADLVERFELDPTKKGRTYSKGNRQKVALVAAFASDVDLLILDEPTSGLDPLMEEVFQSCVAEERERGRTVLLSSHILSEVESLCDRVSIIRQGRTVETGSLAGMRHLTRTNIKAELAGEPEGLAGLPGVHDLDVRGYEVSLQVDTDKLDAVLRSLTASGVRSLTSTPPTLEELFLRHYTADTGTAADAGAGPGAKAGTGVVAR; via the coding sequence ATGACGAAGGCAATCACCGTGGCCGGACTGCACAAGTCGTTCGGCCGGACGCATGCGCTGGACGGGCTCGACCTGACCGTCGAGTCCGGTGAGGTCCACGGCTTTCTCGGGCCCAATGGGTCGGGGAAGTCCACGACCATCCGGGTACTGCTGGGCCTGCTGCGTGCCGACTCCGGCGCCGCCCAGCTGCTCGGCCGCGACCCCTGGCGCGACGCGGTGGAGCTGCACCGGCGGGTGGCCTACGTCCCCGGTGACGTCACGCTGTGGCGCAACCTCTCGGGCGGCGAGGTGATCGATCTGTACGGGCGGCTGCGCGGCGGGCTGGACGACGCCCGCCGCGCCGACCTGGTGGAGCGGTTCGAGCTCGACCCGACGAAGAAGGGGCGCACGTACTCCAAGGGGAACCGGCAGAAGGTCGCGCTGGTCGCCGCGTTCGCCTCCGATGTGGACCTGCTGATCCTGGACGAGCCGACCAGCGGGCTGGACCCGCTGATGGAGGAGGTCTTCCAGAGCTGCGTCGCCGAGGAGCGCGAGCGCGGGCGCACGGTCCTGCTGTCCAGCCACATCCTCAGCGAGGTCGAGTCGCTCTGCGACCGGGTCAGCATCATCCGCCAGGGCCGGACGGTGGAGACGGGGTCACTGGCCGGGATGCGCCATCTGACGCGGACGAACATCAAGGCCGAGCTGGCCGGTGAGCCCGAGGGGCTGGCGGGCCTCCCCGGTGTGCACGATCTGGACGTGCGGGGGTACGAGGTCTCGCTCCAGGTCGACACGGACAAGCTCGACGCCGTCCTGAGATCGCTCACCGCGTCCGGGGTGCGTTCGCTGACCAGCACCCCGCCCACGCTGGAGGAGCTGTTCCTGCGGCACTACACGGCGGATACGGGGACCGCGGCGGACGCGGGGGCCGGACCGGGCGCGAAGGCCGGGACGGGAGTGGTGGCGCGATGA
- a CDS encoding GbsR/MarR family transcriptional regulator, producing the protein MSSESAENTEDRKDAAGAPAQRDAEAVSRFVERFASDMTEAGMQRMASRVFAALLADDDASMTSAELALALQISPAAVSGAVNYLTQVSMVGREREPGSRRDRYRLHNEIWYTTFASRDQVLTRWERTLRDGARTLGEHTPAGARIAETAAFFEFLQSELEGLMARWHDHRKTLDLPAADGGAGGRYTSDEGAGGRYASDGGADT; encoded by the coding sequence ATGAGCAGCGAGTCCGCGGAGAACACAGAGGACCGGAAGGACGCGGCCGGGGCCCCAGCGCAGCGCGACGCGGAGGCGGTCTCGCGCTTCGTCGAGCGGTTCGCGTCCGACATGACCGAGGCGGGGATGCAGCGGATGGCGTCCCGGGTCTTCGCCGCCCTGCTCGCCGACGACGACGCCTCGATGACCTCGGCCGAGCTCGCCCTGGCGCTGCAGATCAGCCCGGCCGCCGTGTCCGGTGCGGTGAATTACCTCACGCAGGTCAGCATGGTCGGCCGCGAACGCGAACCGGGCTCGCGCCGCGACCGCTACCGCCTGCACAACGAGATCTGGTACACCACCTTCGCCAGCCGCGACCAGGTGCTGACCCGCTGGGAGCGCACCCTTCGGGACGGGGCCCGCACGCTCGGCGAGCACACGCCCGCCGGCGCCCGGATCGCCGAGACGGCGGCCTTCTTCGAGTTCCTGCAGTCGGAGCTGGAGGGGCTCATGGCCCGCTGGCACGACCACCGCAAGACGCTCGACCTCCCGGCGGCCGACGGGGGCGCGGGCGGCCGATACACGTCCGACGAGGGCGCGGGCGGCCGATACGCGTCCGACGGGGGCGCGGACACCTGA
- a CDS encoding diacylglycerol kinase family protein, translated as MSAAQPPGNGAPHLLVVIDPVARRTDGESVRIAKDVLSAGSHAKICLPDGPEEFARALSRRGGRRPVVIGDDRALRRAVAQLHREREPAGNALSLIPVGAAAALELARSLGVPTSAVAAARTALDGAVRRLDLMVDDSDGVVLGALRIPAPSSAPGTEGSHSGVTAVWDTCRSLVRTLVRPAPSALPAPLRTHRLRIEADGILLNDLDRPVESVTVTSGCGDGGLAEVTIHPTDGDPVTTGAKAVTVSGPDFRYRADIQVGGPVRTRTWTVRAGAWGLMLPVPAG; from the coding sequence GTGTCGGCTGCCCAGCCCCCCGGTAACGGTGCGCCCCATCTGCTGGTGGTGATCGATCCGGTCGCCCGCAGGACGGACGGCGAGTCCGTCCGGATCGCGAAGGACGTGCTGAGCGCGGGCTCGCACGCCAAGATCTGCCTTCCCGACGGCCCTGAGGAGTTCGCACGGGCCCTCTCCCGCAGGGGCGGCCGGCGGCCGGTGGTGATCGGTGACGACCGGGCGCTGCGGCGGGCGGTGGCCCAGCTGCACCGGGAGCGGGAACCGGCCGGAAATGCCCTTTCGCTGATCCCGGTCGGCGCGGCGGCGGCCCTGGAACTCGCCCGTTCGCTCGGCGTGCCGACGAGTGCGGTGGCGGCCGCCCGCACCGCGCTCGACGGCGCCGTGCGGCGCCTGGACCTGATGGTCGACGACAGCGACGGCGTGGTGCTCGGCGCGCTGCGCATCCCGGCGCCGAGCAGCGCACCGGGCACGGAGGGGTCCCATTCGGGCGTCACCGCGGTCTGGGACACCTGCCGCTCCCTGGTCCGGACCCTGGTACGCCCCGCGCCCTCCGCGCTGCCCGCGCCGCTGCGCACGCACCGGCTGCGGATCGAGGCGGACGGGATCCTGCTGAACGATCTGGACCGCCCGGTCGAATCGGTGACGGTGACCTCGGGGTGCGGGGACGGCGGCCTCGCGGAGGTGACGATCCACCCGACGGACGGCGACCCGGTCACCACGGGGGCCAAGGCCGTCACGGTCTCCGGACCCGATTTCCGCTACCGCGCGGACATACAGGTCGGCGGGCCGGTGCGGACACGCACCTGGACGGTGCGGGCGGGCGCGTGGGGGCTGATGCTGCCGGTGCCGGCGGGGTAG
- a CDS encoding adenylosuccinate synthase produces the protein MPALVLLGAQWGDEGKGKATDLLGGSVDYVVRYQGGNNAGHTVVVGDQKYALHLLPSGILSPGCTPVIGNGVVVDPAVLLSELSGLNDRGVDTSKLLISGNAHLITPYNVTVDKVTERFLGKRKIGTTGRGIGPTYADKINRVGIRVQDLYDESILEQKVEAALEQKNQLLAKVFNRRAIETGKVVEDMLQYAEQIKPFVADTSLILNDAIEAGKVVLFEGGQGTLLDVDHGTYPFVTSSNPTAGGACTGSGVGPTKISRVIGILKAYTTRVGAGPFPTELLDEDGEALRRIGGERGVTTGRDRRCGWFDAPIARYATRVNGLTDFFLTKLDVLTGWEQIPVCVAYEIDGKRVEELPYNQTDFHHAKPIYEMLPGWSEDITKAKTFSDLPKNAQAYVKALEEMSGAPISAIGVGPGRTETIEINSFL, from the coding sequence GTGCCCGCACTTGTGCTGCTCGGTGCTCAGTGGGGTGACGAGGGCAAGGGGAAGGCCACCGACCTCCTCGGTGGATCCGTGGACTATGTGGTGCGATACCAGGGCGGCAACAATGCCGGCCACACGGTTGTCGTCGGCGACCAGAAGTACGCACTGCATCTCCTCCCCTCCGGAATCCTGTCACCGGGGTGTACCCCGGTCATCGGGAACGGTGTCGTGGTCGACCCGGCCGTCCTGCTCTCCGAGCTGAGTGGGCTGAACGACCGCGGCGTGGACACGTCCAAGCTGCTGATCAGCGGTAACGCCCATTTGATCACCCCGTACAACGTCACGGTCGACAAGGTGACGGAACGGTTCCTCGGGAAGCGCAAGATCGGCACGACCGGGCGCGGCATCGGCCCGACGTACGCCGACAAGATCAACCGGGTCGGCATCCGCGTCCAGGACCTCTACGACGAGTCGATCCTGGAGCAGAAGGTCGAGGCGGCCCTGGAGCAGAAGAACCAGCTCCTGGCCAAGGTCTTCAACCGGCGCGCGATCGAGACCGGCAAGGTCGTCGAGGACATGCTCCAGTACGCGGAGCAGATCAAGCCCTTCGTCGCCGACACCTCGCTGATCCTGAACGACGCCATCGAGGCGGGCAAGGTCGTCCTCTTCGAGGGCGGTCAGGGCACGCTGCTCGACGTCGACCACGGCACGTACCCCTTCGTCACCTCGTCGAACCCGACCGCGGGCGGCGCCTGCACCGGTTCCGGCGTGGGACCGACGAAGATCAGCCGCGTCATCGGCATCCTCAAGGCCTATACGACGCGCGTCGGCGCCGGTCCGTTCCCGACCGAGCTGCTCGACGAGGACGGCGAGGCGCTGCGCCGCATCGGTGGCGAGCGCGGTGTCACCACCGGCCGTGACCGCCGCTGCGGCTGGTTCGACGCCCCGATCGCGCGGTACGCGACCCGGGTCAACGGTCTCACCGACTTCTTCCTCACCAAGCTGGACGTGCTGACCGGCTGGGAGCAGATCCCGGTGTGCGTGGCGTACGAGATCGACGGCAAGCGCGTCGAGGAGCTCCCGTACAACCAGACCGACTTCCACCACGCGAAGCCCATCTACGAGATGCTGCCGGGCTGGTCGGAGGACATCACCAAGGCGAAGACCTTCTCCGACCTGCCGAAGAACGCGCAGGCCTACGTGAAGGCGCTGGAGGAGATGTCCGGCGCCCCGATCTCCGCGATCGGCGTCGGCCCCGGCCGGACCGAGACGATCGAGATCAACTCGTTCCTGTAG
- a CDS encoding ATP/GTP-binding protein, with protein sequence MLLRFRVANVRSLRDEQELSFVASEGTERELAAARETVLSDGQHLSVHTVLGIFGANASGKSNVITALKSMKHAVMRSYADWTSYDGIPRDEFALDPKAATQTSLYEADFVLDDGVRWTYGFELGARRVEAEWLYAYPKGRRQVWFERDAGRDKDFDFPGDRLHDRTRLARTTRQDALLLTRAANDGHEQLTPVFDWFKNNLWDVTPETERSQREDYTAGKLLRSEDFRRRAEELLRVADLGIAGVEVERSSSGRPVIQLIHTSGGERTALDWASESWGTRSWFALIGPLLLALDTGAVLLVDELDASLHSRFAAEVVRLFQTPWVNLKGAQLIFTGHDPSLLRTPGGGRLLEPGQLWLTEKDDTGATELSSVADWEPTDEEDLMASYLAGSFGAVPKVSEGQIGRRLVRTDDLARMEAEEG encoded by the coding sequence ATGCTGCTGAGATTCCGGGTGGCGAACGTCCGGTCATTGCGCGACGAGCAGGAGCTGTCGTTCGTCGCGTCCGAAGGGACCGAGAGGGAGCTTGCCGCAGCCCGCGAGACGGTGCTGTCCGACGGGCAGCACCTTTCCGTTCACACCGTGCTCGGAATCTTCGGTGCCAACGCTTCCGGTAAGTCAAACGTAATCACCGCGCTGAAGAGCATGAAGCACGCTGTCATGCGCTCCTACGCCGACTGGACCTCCTACGACGGCATCCCCCGCGACGAGTTCGCCCTTGACCCCAAGGCGGCGACGCAAACGTCTCTGTACGAGGCGGACTTCGTCCTCGACGACGGTGTCCGCTGGACGTACGGGTTCGAGCTGGGTGCGCGCCGGGTCGAGGCGGAATGGCTTTACGCCTACCCCAAGGGCCGTCGGCAGGTCTGGTTCGAGCGGGACGCCGGGCGTGACAAGGACTTCGACTTCCCGGGCGACCGGCTCCACGACCGCACCCGTCTGGCCCGGACGACGCGACAGGACGCCCTCCTTCTGACGCGCGCCGCCAACGACGGCCACGAACAGCTCACCCCGGTCTTCGACTGGTTCAAGAACAACCTCTGGGACGTCACTCCTGAGACGGAACGCAGCCAGCGCGAGGACTACACGGCCGGGAAGCTGTTGCGGAGCGAAGACTTCCGGCGCCGGGCCGAGGAATTGCTGCGGGTAGCCGATCTCGGCATCGCGGGCGTGGAGGTCGAGCGGTCATCGTCCGGGCGTCCGGTCATCCAGCTGATCCATACCAGCGGCGGAGAACGCACGGCGTTGGACTGGGCCTCGGAATCCTGGGGCACCCGCTCCTGGTTCGCGTTGATCGGCCCGCTCCTGCTCGCCCTCGACACCGGCGCGGTCCTGCTCGTCGACGAGCTGGACGCGAGCCTGCACTCGCGCTTCGCCGCAGAGGTCGTACGCCTCTTCCAGACGCCGTGGGTGAACCTCAAGGGCGCCCAGCTGATCTTCACCGGCCACGATCCCTCGCTCCTGCGGACGCCCGGCGGTGGCCGTCTCCTGGAACCGGGGCAGCTGTGGCTCACGGAGAAGGACGACACCGGCGCGACGGAGCTGTCGTCGGTCGCGGACTGGGAACCGACGGACGAGGAGGACCTCATGGCGTCGTACCTCGCCGGGTCCTTCGGTGCGGTGCCGAAGGTCTCAGAGGGGCAGATCGGGCGACGGCTGGTGCGGACGGACGACTTGGCGCGGATGGAGGCGGAAGAGGGCTGA
- a CDS encoding RloB family protein, which translates to MYIFTEGEVTEPEYIDIILKHGTPATAGRSVDHHFENDKAVGKHRKPYPMVKDAVITLRKVRREAKDAGLTAKDWNYPEVWVLFDRDDHLNIREARQLADKEGIKVAYSHPCFELWRLLHYTNYTSSFGGVCTDANSRLRSRPDFAATYGRNVRTVSEQQSKHMREEQVLSKDGQRYKDAKKYAKAINTRVETANPEKWDPFTDIWNFVEEGLLLSGY; encoded by the coding sequence GTGTACATCTTCACCGAGGGCGAGGTCACCGAGCCCGAGTACATCGACATCATCCTGAAGCACGGCACCCCGGCCACTGCGGGCCGCAGTGTGGATCACCACTTCGAGAACGACAAGGCCGTGGGCAAGCACCGTAAGCCTTATCCCATGGTCAAGGACGCTGTCATCACGCTGCGCAAGGTTCGCCGCGAGGCCAAGGACGCCGGGCTGACAGCCAAGGACTGGAACTACCCCGAGGTGTGGGTCCTCTTCGACCGCGACGACCACCTGAACATCCGCGAGGCCAGGCAGCTCGCGGACAAGGAGGGCATCAAGGTCGCCTACTCGCACCCCTGCTTCGAACTGTGGCGGCTCCTGCACTACACGAACTACACCAGCAGTTTCGGCGGCGTATGCACCGACGCCAACAGTCGGCTCCGCTCCCGCCCCGACTTCGCGGCGACGTACGGCCGCAACGTCCGCACCGTTTCCGAGCAGCAGTCGAAGCACATGCGCGAGGAGCAGGTACTGAGCAAGGACGGGCAGCGGTACAAGGACGCCAAGAAATACGCAAAGGCGATCAATACTCGCGTCGAAACGGCCAATCCTGAGAAGTGGGACCCGTTCACCGACATCTGGAATTTCGTTGAGGAAGGCCTTCTTCTCAGCGGCTACTAG
- a CDS encoding class I SAM-dependent DNA methyltransferase: protein MAKLTLDQLERHLFAAADILRGTMDAAEYRDFLLVLLFLKRVNDEFEAAHDRIVIKEMDDGRSEEEAREEADEPYHYTADRIMYVPEEARWARLAGAVDDVATSYLQPALDALEGQQGNEGLHGLFSQVNFNRIGGGGGTGTSAAKLADKRLSALIGHFGTLRLRGEDFEFPDVIGAAYEYLLKDFADSAGSKGGEFYTPRAVVRMMVELARPEANQHVYDPCVGSGGMLIHTKEYIEEHGGDTEDLALAGQDANNGSWVMATMNMLFHGASDFDLRTGDTLTNPLHVDKSYDVVLSNPPFSMDYSVDDLPEIEGRMKYGHTSEKGKADLMFLQHMLYMVEGRGGSVFTVMPHGVLFRSGAEGDIRAKLIEADMLEAVIGLPSNIFYGTGIPACVLVLRAQGRKRADRHDQVLFINADREYHSERAQNVLLPEHVEKIVSTFHEPVGDGSGVPRFARWVKREELKKNGYNLNIRRYVDNTPPPEPQDVRAHLTGGVPRSEIEAADKANLLTSYRVAISALFAESSPDSEYVDFLPEGERPDADRLTALAEGRERELWDAFDKWWATETEQIASLAPYEGDHRTEFEKRSQLAGLRAGLISSFRRRLLSVDLLDRYALSGAVAGWWQDARNELKALAGNGFKGVVEGWVDTVETLLEPEPNPWTGGARKRSGAERRQAYGHKIVARIASDFLRDLADADAVKAKLDAKVKAAEEAEAARAAAAAGVTGEDGESSEALDPAVADALLSEPELKKLKKERTVAGKAVKALEEAFYPLDGMGGAAKAATVAAAAKKKAGAASASASASAASDGQTALDVTVAGAGDGAEEARPTPGLHEVRDALSEDGAREIVLGILRDDLASKLEGHVVRRRRELVDVYLGWERKYLVSLRDIEVRREAAAKRLDGFLKELGYVG from the coding sequence GTGGCCAAGCTCACGCTCGATCAACTGGAGCGTCACCTCTTCGCTGCCGCGGACATCCTGCGCGGCACCATGGACGCCGCCGAGTACCGCGACTTCCTCCTGGTGCTGCTGTTCCTGAAGCGGGTGAACGACGAGTTCGAGGCCGCCCACGACCGGATCGTCATCAAGGAGATGGACGACGGACGGAGCGAGGAAGAGGCCCGGGAAGAGGCGGACGAGCCGTACCACTACACGGCCGACCGGATCATGTACGTCCCGGAGGAGGCCCGCTGGGCCCGGCTGGCCGGAGCGGTGGACGACGTGGCCACGAGCTACCTCCAGCCCGCACTGGACGCCCTGGAGGGGCAGCAGGGCAACGAGGGGCTGCACGGCCTGTTCAGCCAGGTCAACTTCAACCGCATCGGTGGCGGCGGCGGTACCGGAACGTCGGCGGCCAAGCTCGCGGACAAGCGGCTCTCCGCGCTCATCGGCCACTTCGGAACCTTGCGGCTGCGGGGTGAGGACTTCGAGTTCCCGGACGTCATCGGCGCTGCGTACGAGTACCTGCTGAAGGACTTCGCCGACTCGGCCGGCTCCAAGGGCGGTGAGTTCTACACCCCGCGCGCCGTCGTGCGCATGATGGTCGAGCTGGCCCGTCCCGAGGCGAACCAGCACGTGTACGACCCGTGCGTGGGCTCCGGCGGAATGCTCATCCACACCAAGGAGTACATCGAGGAGCACGGCGGCGACACCGAGGACCTGGCCCTGGCCGGACAGGACGCCAACAACGGTTCCTGGGTGATGGCCACGATGAACATGCTGTTCCACGGCGCCAGCGACTTCGACCTGCGGACCGGGGACACCCTCACCAACCCGCTGCACGTCGACAAGTCGTACGACGTGGTACTCAGCAACCCGCCCTTCTCCATGGACTACAGCGTCGACGACCTGCCCGAGATCGAAGGCCGGATGAAATACGGCCACACCTCGGAAAAGGGCAAGGCCGACCTGATGTTCCTCCAGCACATGCTGTACATGGTCGAGGGCCGGGGCGGCTCCGTCTTCACCGTGATGCCGCACGGCGTGCTCTTCCGCAGTGGCGCGGAGGGGGACATCCGGGCCAAGCTCATCGAGGCCGACATGCTGGAGGCCGTGATCGGCCTGCCGTCCAACATCTTCTACGGCACCGGTATCCCCGCGTGTGTGCTGGTGCTGCGAGCCCAGGGGCGCAAGCGCGCGGACCGGCACGACCAGGTCCTGTTCATCAACGCCGACCGCGAGTACCACTCGGAGCGCGCGCAGAACGTACTGCTGCCGGAGCACGTGGAGAAGATCGTCTCCACGTTTCACGAGCCGGTCGGGGACGGCTCGGGCGTGCCCCGGTTCGCCCGGTGGGTGAAGCGCGAAGAGCTGAAGAAGAACGGGTACAACCTCAACATCCGCCGCTACGTCGACAACACCCCGCCGCCCGAGCCGCAGGACGTCCGCGCGCACCTGACGGGCGGCGTTCCGAGGTCCGAGATCGAGGCGGCGGACAAGGCGAACCTGCTGACGTCGTACCGGGTCGCGATCAGCGCCCTGTTCGCCGAGAGCTCCCCCGACTCCGAGTACGTCGACTTCCTGCCCGAGGGCGAACGGCCGGACGCCGACCGGCTGACCGCGCTGGCCGAGGGGCGGGAGCGGGAGCTGTGGGACGCGTTCGACAAGTGGTGGGCCACGGAGACGGAGCAGATCGCGTCCCTGGCCCCTTACGAGGGCGACCACCGCACGGAGTTCGAGAAGCGGTCCCAGCTCGCCGGCCTGCGAGCGGGCTTGATCAGCTCGTTTCGTCGGCGGTTGCTCAGTGTCGACCTGCTGGACCGGTACGCCCTCTCGGGGGCGGTCGCCGGATGGTGGCAGGACGCCAGGAACGAGCTGAAGGCTCTGGCCGGCAACGGCTTCAAGGGCGTCGTCGAGGGCTGGGTCGACACGGTCGAGACGCTGCTCGAACCGGAGCCGAACCCGTGGACGGGCGGCGCGCGCAAACGCTCGGGCGCGGAACGCCGCCAGGCGTACGGCCACAAGATCGTGGCCCGGATCGCCTCCGACTTCCTGCGGGACCTGGCCGACGCGGACGCCGTCAAGGCGAAGCTGGACGCCAAGGTGAAGGCTGCCGAGGAAGCGGAGGCCGCGCGGGCGGCGGCTGCGGCGGGCGTCACGGGGGAGGACGGCGAGTCGTCCGAGGCTCTCGATCCGGCGGTGGCGGATGCGCTGCTCAGCGAGCCGGAGTTGAAGAAGCTCAAGAAGGAGCGGACGGTGGCGGGCAAGGCGGTGAAGGCGCTGGAGGAGGCGTTCTATCCGCTGGACGGGATGGGCGGCGCGGCGAAGGCCGCCACGGTTGCCGCTGCCGCGAAGAAGAAGGCCGGGGCGGCGTCTGCGTCTGCCTCTGCGTCGGCCGCGTCCGACGGTCAGACGGCGTTGGACGTGACGGTTGCCGGGGCGGGTGACGGCGCCGAGGAGGCTCGGCCGACGCCTGGGCTGCATGAGGTGCGGGATGCGCTGAGTGAGGACGGTGCGCGGGAGATCGTTCTCGGCATCCTCCGGGACGACTTGGCGTCGAAGCTGGAGGGCCATGTGGTGCGTCGGAGGCGGGAGTTGGTCGACGTGTACCTGGGCTGGGAGCGGAAGTACCTGGTGTCGCTGCGGGATATTGAGGTTCGGCGTGAGGCTGCGGCGAAGCGGCTGGATGGGTTCCTGAAGGAGCTGGGTTATGTCGGCTGA
- a CDS encoding restriction endonuclease subunit S yields MSAESDEIRWVPVREVGEVRMGKQLSPASSQADGMHGPYLRVANVLDGRISYADVKTMSFTPLERHKYNLLPGDILLNEGQSLELVGRSSIYDGPPDRYFFQNTLIRFRCGPEVLPAYAREVFRAWVNDGTFASIAKKTTSIAHLGGDRFARLSFPLVSMSRQRRIIEILDAVTDSERITEEEISKLRATRQAAIDGQISASGRSISLSGYTLGIQSGWSPACNQRPPGPSEWGVVRVSAVTQGIFRPEESKRLPDSLDPRENLEIHPGDLLMARANGAKSLVGVTALVGETRRKLMLSDKTFRIIPSPSCSGAEFLHVLLGASIVRAQIDSLLSGSTGQANISQAAVMSLRVPKFELLQQAGFVALSVNYAELIKSRMDGLRKLRQVGDGIISEFLTTRVPG; encoded by the coding sequence ATGTCGGCTGAATCGGACGAAATCCGCTGGGTTCCCGTGCGGGAGGTCGGCGAGGTGCGGATGGGTAAGCAGCTTTCGCCTGCGAGTAGCCAGGCGGATGGCATGCACGGCCCCTATCTCCGAGTCGCTAACGTCCTCGATGGCCGGATTAGCTATGCGGATGTGAAGACTATGAGTTTCACCCCTTTGGAGCGGCATAAATATAACCTGTTGCCGGGTGATATTCTGCTCAACGAGGGGCAGAGCTTGGAGCTGGTAGGGCGCAGCTCGATCTATGATGGGCCGCCGGATAGATATTTCTTTCAGAATACTCTTATTCGATTTCGGTGTGGTCCAGAGGTGCTTCCGGCGTATGCGCGCGAAGTATTTAGGGCCTGGGTTAACGATGGAACATTTGCATCGATTGCAAAGAAGACCACGAGTATTGCACATCTTGGTGGCGATAGGTTCGCGAGGCTATCTTTCCCGCTTGTTTCGATGTCGCGGCAGCGTCGTATTATTGAGATCTTGGATGCAGTAACAGACTCAGAACGCATCACCGAGGAGGAGATTTCAAAGCTGCGAGCAACTCGACAGGCGGCCATTGATGGACAGATCTCCGCCTCGGGCCGGTCAATTTCTTTGAGTGGCTACACTCTCGGAATTCAGTCCGGATGGAGCCCTGCGTGCAATCAGCGACCACCAGGCCCCAGTGAGTGGGGCGTAGTCCGTGTCAGTGCTGTGACTCAGGGTATATTTCGCCCGGAAGAGTCAAAGCGGCTACCCGATTCTCTCGACCCTCGCGAGAATCTAGAAATTCATCCAGGTGATCTACTTATGGCTCGCGCTAACGGTGCAAAAAGCCTCGTAGGTGTTACTGCCTTGGTCGGTGAAACTCGCAGAAAGCTCATGCTTAGCGATAAAACTTTTCGAATCATCCCCAGCCCTTCCTGTTCTGGTGCGGAATTTCTGCATGTTCTTCTGGGTGCTAGTATTGTTAGGGCGCAGATCGATTCGCTGCTGAGTGGCAGTACTGGGCAAGCTAATATTTCCCAGGCTGCCGTGATGTCTTTGCGGGTGCCTAAATTTGAGCTGTTGCAGCAGGCGGGCTTTGTTGCGCTATCTGTCAACTATGCCGAGTTGATCAAATCGCGGATGGATGGTCTCCGCAAGCTTCGCCAGGTTGGGGACGGGATCATCTCAGAGTTTCTAACTACCAGGGTTCCGGGTTGA
- a CDS encoding helix-turn-helix transcriptional regulator encodes MRKPPTARKRRLGAELRRMREHVGLSLTDAAALHRVDKTAISNTESARFGVSADRVRVWASNYSCPDHAYVDALADMARERAGANWWDEFRDSVASFMLDLVELEHHAVSLRHVQITHLPGLLQHEDYARAVFGEAVPPLSSAAMDLQVNFRMSRRSLLDRENPPGCSFLLHEAALRMLFGDRAVVRRQLEELLTCSERDAVTLRVIPFAAGGFPSAGSSTMYASGPVCQLDTVQIDVPNSITFLDAETHLTNYRAVLDRMETRSLDPKRSRDFIRSVLREL; translated from the coding sequence GTGCGGAAACCACCCACCGCCCGAAAGCGGCGGCTCGGGGCCGAGCTTCGGCGGATGCGGGAACACGTCGGGCTCTCCCTCACCGATGCTGCCGCGCTGCATCGCGTGGACAAGACCGCGATCAGCAACACCGAGTCCGCGAGGTTCGGAGTCAGTGCCGACCGCGTCCGGGTGTGGGCGTCCAACTACTCCTGTCCCGACCACGCGTACGTGGACGCGCTCGCCGACATGGCCCGTGAGCGGGCCGGGGCGAACTGGTGGGACGAGTTCCGGGACTCGGTCGCCTCGTTCATGCTCGACCTGGTGGAGTTGGAGCACCATGCCGTCTCGCTGCGGCATGTGCAGATCACGCACCTGCCCGGACTGTTGCAGCACGAGGACTACGCACGCGCCGTCTTCGGTGAGGCCGTGCCGCCGCTGAGTTCGGCGGCGATGGATCTTCAGGTGAACTTCAGGATGAGTCGTCGGTCGTTGCTCGACAGGGAGAACCCGCCTGGCTGTTCGTTCCTTCTTCACGAGGCCGCACTGCGGATGCTCTTCGGTGACCGGGCCGTCGTGCGGCGGCAGTTGGAGGAGCTGCTCACGTGCTCGGAGCGGGATGCCGTGACGTTGCGGGTCATCCCGTTCGCCGCGGGCGGATTCCCCAGTGCGGGCAGCTCGACCATGTACGCGAGCGGGCCTGTGTGCCAGTTGGACACCGTGCAGATCGACGTGCCGAACAGCATCACGTTCCTTGATGCCGAGACGCATCTGACCAACTACCGCGCGGTGTTGGATCGTATGGAGACGCGCTCGCTCGATCCGAAGCGGTCGCGCGACTTCATTCGCAGCGTGTTGCGCGAGCTATGA
- a CDS encoding DUF397 domain-containing protein: protein MDIQWRKSSYSEQSGNCLELAVVDGDVLVRESDDPGVIVRTTPSKLAAFLAGAKAGEFDDLV from the coding sequence GTGGACATTCAGTGGCGCAAGTCGTCCTACTCGGAGCAGTCGGGGAACTGCCTGGAACTCGCAGTGGTCGACGGTGACGTTCTCGTCAGGGAGAGCGACGACCCTGGCGTGATCGTCCGGACGACCCCGTCCAAGCTGGCGGCGTTCCTGGCGGGGGCCAAGGCCGGCGAGTTCGACGACCTCGTGTAG